Proteins co-encoded in one Pseudochaenichthys georgianus chromosome 22, fPseGeo1.2, whole genome shotgun sequence genomic window:
- the rbks gene encoding ribokinase produces MTEERFDVMVVGSCMTDLVSQAPRLPKAGETIHGHKFFIGFGGKGANQCIQAARLGAKTAMVCKVGKDFFGDNYIQNFKDYGVNTDFVGQASDAATGAASIIVNDAGDNAIVIVAGANMLLGSEELHKALPAISHAKVLVCQLEISPQTSLQALRMAQENKVKTIFNPAPAIPDLDTDFYRASDVFCCNESEAELLTGSPVSNVEEAHRAGQELLKRGCGSVIITLGPQGCVVVEAQGSASRHVQTTSVKSVDTTGAGDSFIGALAFYMAHYPTMPLEEMACRANQVAGVSVQTVGTQTSYPLKKHLPAELF; encoded by the exons CCAGGCACCAAGACTACCAAAAGCTGGGGAAACCATCCATGGTCACAAGTTCTTCATTGGCTTTGGAGGGAAGGGGGCCAACCAGTGCATACAGGCTGCAAGACTGGGAGCCAAAACCGCAATGGTCTGCAAG GTTGGTAAAGACTTCTTTGGAGACAATTACATTCAGAATTTCAAAGACTATGGTGTAAACACAG ACTTTGTCGGGCAAGCATCTGATGCAGCCACAGGAGCTGCCTCAATCATTGTCAACGATGCAG GTGATAATGCCATTGTGATCGTGGCTGGTGCCAACATGCTGCTGGGCAGTGAGGAGCTGCACAAAGCTCTTCCAGCCATCAGTCATGCAAAGGTCCTGGTGTGCCAGCTGGAGATCAGCCCGCAGACGTCCTTGCAGGCGCTACGCATGGCTCAGGAGAACAAAG TAAAGACAATATTCAACCCAGCACCGGCCATTCCTGACTTGGATACAGATTTCTACAGAGCCTCTGATGTGTTTTGCTGTAATGAGTCTGAG GCTGAGCTGCTGACTGGATCCCCGGTCTCTAATGTGGAGGAAGCCCATCGGGCCGGGCAGGAGCTGCTGAAGCGAGGCTGTGGCTCCGTCATCATCACGTTGGGACCCCAAGGCTGTGTGGTGGTCGAGGCACAGGGGTCTGCCTCAAGACATGTTCAAACTACCTCAGTCAAATCAGTGGACACCACG GGTGCTGGAGACAGCTTTATTGGAGCGCTGGCATTTTACATGGCCCATTATCCCACAATGCCTCTGGAGGAGATGGCGTGCAGAGCCAATCAGGTGGCAGGAGTGAGCGTGCAGACTGTTGGCACGCAGACATCGTACCCCTTGAAAAAGCACCTGCCAGCTGAACTGTTCTGA